AACAATTCAGCTTCACGATGTCTTCCACTGCATTAATGCTGAAGTTATCCATAATCTCCATGCCTGCTGGAATAATTCCGGCACTGACGATCGCCGCCACAGACTTCCCCGCCGCTTCAATGGAGGCGTAATCAGCTAGAAGCACACAGACGGCTTCCGGTTGCTTGAGGACTTTGAGCGTAATTTCCGTGGCGATTCCGAGGGTTCCTTCTGACCCCACAAAGACGCCCATCAGGTCATAACCTGGCATCTCCGGTACGAGGCCCCCCAAGGTGACGACCTCGCCCGTTGGGGTCACAACCTTGAGCTTTAAAACATGGTTTGTGGTCACGCCGTACTTAAAACAATGGACCCCACCAGAATTTTCTGCCACATTGCCACCGATAGAACAGACCGTTTGGCTAGAAGGATCCGGCGCGTAGTAAAAGCCTGCACCACTGACCGCCTGGGTGACCCAATTGTTAATCACCCCAGGCTGCACGGTGATTTGTTGATTTTCGAGATCCACATTCAGGATTTCCCGCATCCGCGCTGTGACGATGAGAATGCCATCTTCTAAGGGTAAAGCGCCCCCCGAGAGGCCTGTCCCGGCTCCCCGGGCGACCCAAGGAATTTCTTGTTCGTGACAAAATTGGGCGATCGCCGCAATTTCTGCAGTAGTTCTCGGGAGGACAACGAGGGCAGGCCGCTTCCGGTAGGCACTGAGGCCATCGCATTCGTAGGTGAGGATTTCTTCTTTCCGGCGTACCACCCCATTTTTACCAACTATTTCTTCTAAACGCCGCTGAATCCATGGCCAATCGTGGGGTTGTGGGGAAGAAGTCGAAGCAAAAACCATGGTTACGGGGGAGAGATCGCAGTGGTTTCTATCTTACGCGACAGGCTGATCCCAGAGAAAATAAAGCGCTTTATTTTTTTATGATTTATGGCAGCAAAAAACCCCCACCAAAAGCAGGGGTCAATTAAAAAATAGAACATATCTAGCAAGAATATTTGTCTAGATTTAGCGGAGCTTCCGGGCTTCTTCCACCATTTGGTCAATGAGGGGAGAGAGGATCAATTCCATGGCAAAGCCCATCTTGCCACCGGGGACCACCAGGGTGGTGTGGCGGGACATGAAGGAGCCAGGAATCATGCTCAAGAGATAAGGGAAATCGATGGTAAAGCGATCGTAGAAACAGCGGTTGGTGTGGACGATCACAAAACTTTCGTCGGGGGTGGGAATATCCCGAGTAATGAAAGGATTAGAGGTGTCTACCGTAGCGACCCGCTGGAAGTTAATGTGGGTGCGGGAGAATTGGGGGGTGATGTAGTTTACATAGTCGGGCATCCGGCGCAGGATGGTTTCGACGATGGTTTCGGCACTGTAGCCCCGTTCAGCGTTATCCCGAGAAATCTTCTGGATCCATTCTAGGTTCACGATGGGTACAACTCCCACCAGCAGATCTACATACTGAGCCACATCGATACCGTTACCAACCGCACCACCATGGAGCCCTTCATAGAAGAGCATGTCGCTGTTGGCTTTGATGTCTTCCCAGGGGGTGAATTCACCGGGCTGACGGTCGACGCCGAGGCGGGCATTGTGATGTTCTGCTTCTTCGACGCTGTGGAGGTAGTAGCGTTGTTGGCCTGTGCCCTGTTCGCCATATTCCTTAAAAAGGGCTTCGAGTTTGTCAAGGACGTTTGCCCCAAGGCCAAAGTGACTGAAATTTTTACCCGCAGCAGAGGCCTGGGCCATCATGCGCTTCATTTCGACCCGATTGTATTTGTGGTAGCTGTCACCTTCAACAACAACGGGATTGATGTTTTCGCGGCGGAAAATATGCTCAAAGGCACGCTTAACGGTGGTGGTCCCAGCTCCGGAGGACCCGGTGACCGCAACAATAGGATGTTTTTTAGACATGAATGGTGATCTTAAACGGACAGGTAGGACAAATCATATCAGGCGGTGGGATCTTTCTCGGCGGTGGCGATCGCCAATGGGCTTGTGGGATCTTGCTGCAATAGTTGATAACAAGCTTCGAGGGGTTGGCGATCGCCCATCGCAGTGACAAGGGTTTCATAGGTTTCCTTGTGCCGCTCCAGGAGATTTTTGGCCTGGAGAATGGCCCATTGTTCTCGCTGGGGATAGGTGCCGGGAGAAATTCCTAACTTTGCGAGCAGCTGCCGTAATTGGGCACGATCAGCCGCTCCCCCCAAGGCTTGACCATAAGCCAAATTTTCAGCGGCGATCCCGGCCATGAGGGTTGTGCTGAGGCGTTCGAGTAATAAGTTCAATTGCTGGGGATTTTTTAGAGATATTTCCACTGCCTCAAGGTCAAAAGTAACGCCTCCTTGCCCTGGTTGCCCTTGTTTTAGTGCTTCCCAGGGGGTAAGACTATAGCCCGTAATTGGGATCCCCAGGAGGTGACCTGCAAGGAAGTGGCCCGCTTCGTGGCGCAAAATGCGCTGACGACGTTCAGCGGGAGTAAACAGGTCGAGGAATAGGGTCATGCCCTGCCCCTGCCAATTAAAGGTATCTACCGTCGCAAAAGCCATGATCGCCACGGTGATGCTGGCAGGCACAAAGGGAGAGAGCTGAAAAATCCCCCCCAGAAGGCTGGTCATGGTCATCAAAAAAACACCAATGGCAATCAAATTCAGGGCAGTCTGTTGCATGGCAGGGGAAAATTAGGCTTGGGTCTCCAAGGTAGCGAAATCGGCGGGGGTATTGCAATTAAAGAGCATCTGCGGCTGGGCGATCGCCAAAGGGAAAACGGGCACTGTGGCTAACCATTTTTGGAAAGAACGGCCTCCCTGGTCGATAAATTGCTGGAGGGATCTTTGGGCCGTGCTCCGATAGAAACCACAACAGGGTTCATAGAATTTCCCCTGATTGACGAGGGCAGCAGCGGCGGTTGGGGGGATTGTTTCAAGTTGCGCGATCCATTGATTTAATTGCCCCTGATCGAGGTTGGGCAGGTCGCAGGCCAGCAGCAAAATCCAGCCTGAAGGATTCAGAGTTTTCAAGCCATGGTGCAGAGCCACAAGCCCCCCCTCTTGGTAAGGGTCATCCAACCAACGGACGGTCGAATTTAAAAAAGACTGATAGCGATCGCGCCAGGGAGTCAAGAGATAAGTATCGTCACTGAGGTTCGTCGCAACCTTAAGGGTACGCTCTAGAAGAGTTTGCTCACCCAGACGTAAAAGGGCTTTATCCTGGCCCATGCGCTGGCTTTTGCCCCCCAGGAGGATAAAAATCGGCAATTTCGCGTTAGACATGGACCGGTTGGAGGGCGCGCATCAGAGCTTCTACTTTCGTAAGGTCTTTAATGCCGGGACTTATTTCAACACCACTGGAGAGGTCAATGCCATCGGGATGCAGTTGACTAAGGGCCGTTTGGATATTGTCTGGGGTTAACCCTCCCGCGAGAAACCAGGGCACAGCGGGACGGAATTGGCGCAGATCATCCCAGTTAAGCGGGTGGCCTGTGCCGCCGAGTTGATTGGGATCGTAAGCATCCAGCAGTAGGGCATCAACAACAGCTTCATAGTTTTTCGCCGCGTCCAGAGAAAGGCGATCACGAATCCGCAGGGCTTTAATCATTTCTAAATTGGGCCGCTGTTGGCGCAGTTGTTGGCAAAAATCCGGGGATTCATCACCATGGAGCTGGGCTATGGTCAAACCCCCTTGGTCAACAGTGGCGAGGATTTCAGTAAGGGGTTGATTGGCAAAAACGCCGACTTTCCCGATCGTTTCGGGCAAAACGATGGTTAAGGACGCAATTTGCGCCGCGGTAACATAGCGGGGAGATTTTTTCACGCAGATAAAGCCGATGTCTGTCACCCCCAGTTGGGCGATCGCCTGAGCTTGGTCTACCTGGGTGAGCCCACAAATCTTAATCCGCATAAATTCCCTAAATTACCCGCAACAATGGTGCGAATGTAGCATAATTTCTGCCCAAGAATTGTGCAAAAAAAAGAGGGCGATCGCCCCCCAGATTTTCACGGTGCTCCAGTTGAGAGGTTAATCCAATAAATCACAAGCTTCGGCCTTGAGGTCCCGCTCCATGAGATTACTCACCGCTTCCGCCGGGGTGATTTTCCCCTTCAGCAGTCGATACACTTGGCGGGCGATGGGAATGGGGATTTGTTCCCGGTTGGCGATCGCAATCAACACAGCAGTTGTATTAACCCCTTCGGCAGTGCTACCGAGCTCTTCTAAAATTTGTTCTAAATCTTTACCCTGAGCCAGACCATAACCCACCCGATAGTTGCGGCTGAGGGGGCTGGTGCAGGTGGCGAGCATATCGCCTAAACCTGCTAAACCGAGGAAGGTTTCCGGTTGTGCCCCTAAGTGAGTGCCGATGCGAATCATTTCTGGCAGAGCCCGTGTAATTAGGGCCGATTTGGCGTTGGTGCCGAGCTTGAGCCCTTCACAAACCCCCACAGCGATCGCCATCACATTTTTCAACGTGCCCCCCAGTTCTGTCCCCAGAGGATCATTGTTGGTGTAAACCCGGAAGCAGTCAGAAGCAAAAACTGTTTGTACTGTTTCGGCGGCCTCAAGATCAGTGCTCGCAACCACGGTGGCGGCAGGGAGACCCGCTTCAATTTCCTTAGACAGGTTCGGCCCAGAGAGCACGACAACAGGATTTTCGGGGAAGGTTTCTTGCCAAATTTGAGACGGGGTACGGGTGGTTTTCGGGTCTAAGCCCTTGGTCGCCGTGACGATAATGGTTTCCTTGGGCAGGGAAAGATCCTTGAGTTGTTCCGCTACATCCGCCACCCCCTTCATAGAAATGGCTGAAATAATAATGTCGGCGCCAGCGATCGCCACCTGGAGCGAGAGTTCCCCTTGGCGAGACCAGATCCGTAGCTCATGGTCATTAACAGCAGCTAGGGTAGCGAGGGCCGATCCCCAAGCGCCAGATCCCAACATTGCGATGGTTTTACGGTTTGTATTCACAGAGTTCGGACGCCTCACAGGGACAACGGCATTTAAGGTCGGGGTTTCTTGGGGAGAAATTGTAGAAGTCATGGTGTCTGTTTATTTTCTCAAAAAAGTGATAGTCACAATGCAATCAAAAAGCGGAAATCTTGGGTGTTTAGCCCCTCAAACTGCACAGGGCTTTAGAAAAAGATTTTTCCAATTCAAGAATCAATTCAGGAATAAACCTCTGCTTGTTGGCGATCGCCTTTGGGCTCGAGGCAATAGTCTGGTAAACAGTTTTGTTCGATAAAGGTCTTGTAGGCGGCCACTTGGCGATCGCCTTCGGTTTCGTCCCAACCGCAATGGGTTTGCAGGGTATCCACCAAAGCAGGTAAGGCGTCATAACCGTAGTTTGCCAGCATCGATAGGGTCGTCCGCCGCCGACAAATATCCTTCAGGGTCTGGGCCAGTTCAAAGCGCACCGCATAAACGGCCTGGGCCTTGATATCTGGTAAATAGGGAACCAGGCGATCGCCTAAATCAGGGGCGTCATCCACAAGGGTCAGCACAGCGGGAGCCTTGGCCCCATAGATCCGGAATAAATGCTGAATTGAAGCACGTTCTACGGTGCCGCTGTAGCGGTGGATCATTTTTTCAATGACCTGATCATCGGCGGCGATCGCCCCGGGCAGCAATTTTTTGCGGGTGGGACAAGGGGGGACAGGGCGATTTAACTTGCGGTATACCAGATCCACCATTTCTTCGCCCACTTGCCGGTAGGTGGTGAGCTTACCGCCAATGAGAGAAATCAGGTTACTGACCCCTTCGCGGGTATGGTCAAAGAGAATATGGCTGCGGGTGATGCTACCGGGATTTTTGTCCCCCACATAGGGCAGGGGCCGCACCCCAGAATAGGTAAATTTCACATCGGCCCGGGTCAGTTGGGCTGTGGGTAAAATGCGGTTGGTTTCCGCCAAAAGATAGTCAATTTCGTCATTGTTGGCCTTGACGTGGTCTAGGCTGCCAGAATATTTCAGATCTGTGGTGCCAATGAGATATTTACCCAGCCAGGGAATGATGAAGTAAGGGCGATTATCACTGGCCGCTTCCACGTAGAGGGCGGCCTGGGGCGCACCGGGGAACGGATCCACCACAATATGACTGCCCTTTGTACCGCCCATCTTCGGGGTCCGGCCCACGGGTTTCGGTTGATTATTTTCCTGACCCAAGCGACAGACTTCATCGACCCAGGGGCCGGAAGTATTGACCACAATGCTGGTCTGGGTCTGGACAGTGAAGGTTTCTCCGGTGAGCTGATCACGGCAGGCGATCGCCTGAATCTTTCCCGTATTGGTATCCCGTTCCAGGGTGGTGACAGCGGTGTAATTGAGCACCGTCGCCCCCGCTGCCTGGGCATCGAGGACATTTTCTAAACAGAGCCGCTCAGCGTATTCCACCTGGCCATCGTAATATTGGGCCGCACCGACTAAATCAGGCGATCGCACGGTGCGGAATAGATTTTTAAATTTGCTGGCACTCAACATCCGGTGGGAAGGCACAGTTTTATCAAAACTGAGTATGTCATAGAGCAACATTCCCGCCTGGATCAGCCAGTAGCCGCGCGCTGCTCCCTTGTAGAGAGGAATCGTCATTTGCAGCGGTTGCACTAGGTGGGGCGCCGTGCGTAACAAGACTTCCCGCTCGTGCAAGGATTCCCGTACCAGATGAAATTCTAAATATTCCAAATAGCGCAGCCCCCCGTGGATCAACCGGGTAGACCAACTGGTGGTGCCGCTCGCAAAGTCATCTTTTTCGATGAGAAGCGTTTTGAGGCCCCGCAACGCGCCGTCCCGGGCGATCCCAGCACCATTGATGCCGCCACCAATAATAATCAGATCATAGGTTGTCTTTTGAATGGTTGAAAAATCTCGCATGAGTCACCGTTGGGAATCGGAGCAAAGGTTTGATCGATGTGGATTTTGGTTAGCCACTATTTTGGCGCTGCCTAGGCTGACCTAGGGGAAAACAGCTTTGGGCGATCGCCGCCGTTTTTCCCATAGCTCAACCCAGGCAATCCGCTTTACACGAGGGCCGGTTCTTTCCCAAGTACGGCCGCCGCCTTCGCTTCCCGGAACATATGGTTTGCCCACTGCTGGACGTCATAGCGCTGAATGGCTTGGTACATTCCCTTCATCCGCCGTTGCTGTTCCTCAAGGGACATCGCTAGGGCTTCATCGATAGATTCATCCATCCGCTTCGCCGCGTAAGGATTGGTCAGAATCGCATCAGGTAGTTCCACCGCCGACCCCGCAAATTCCGAAAGGATCAAAACCCCATCATTACAGCCATGGGCGACCACATATTCCTTCGCGACCAGATTTAGACCATCCCGTAGGGGCGTGATCCAGGCGATATCTGCTGCCCCAAAGAAACCCAGGAGTTCTTCGTAAGAAAGAGCACTGGTAAACAGGAGAATCGGTGTCCAGTTCAATTTTGCAAAGCGACCATTAATGCGTCCCACGAGTCGCTCGATTTCACTCTGGGCATTTTTATAAACCCGCATGCCCGAGGCTGCTTTTGCTGCGGCCACCACGAGATTCACCTTGGTTTGCAGTTCCGGGCGCCGTTCCAGTAGTCGTTCATAGCAGAGGAGCATTTCCTTGGTGCCTTTGACATAGTCCACCCGACCCGCCGAGATGATGAGCTTATTGCTGCCGAGTTCCTCGCGAATTTTGCGAATCCGTTCCTGGGTTTCGGCTTTTTCTACCTGGGCTCGGATTTGGGCCGGATTTGTTCCCACCGGAAAAGCGTCGAGGTTCACCAAGTGATCTTTGTAGCGCAGTTGGGTCGTGATCTCTGGCTCGGCGAGGGCTGTCCCCACCGCCGTAAACGCATTTTCATCCACAGGTACTTGCCGGGTAATTTCTACCTCTCGGAGGCTCCGGGCCACGGCGACGAAGTTTTGCACATAGCGGGGCAGATGGAAGCCGCAGAGATTGCAGCAGAGTAGACTATCCACGATCGCCTCACGCCAGGGCAGGATGTTGAAAATATCTACGCTGGGGAAAGGGGTGTGGTGAAAGAAAGCAATCTTGGCATTGGGCTTGCGTTGACGAATGAAATAGGGAGTCAGCCAGAGATTGTAATCATGGATCCAAAAGAGAGCGTCGTCATCGGCATTTTCGCAGGCAGCTTCGGCGAACAGCTCGTTGATTTGTTTGAAGTTCTCCCAATCCGAAGAATCATAGGTAAATTGCCAGGGGAAAGAGTGCAGGATGGGCCAAAAAGCTTCCTTGGAAGTGATGTGATAAAAGTTTCTAACCTGGTCTGCCGAGAGGGGAATGCGGTGGACGACAGAATTTTCCTGGCCGGGGTAAGCCATTTTCGTCTGGAAAGTTTCCTGTTGCTTTTCGGCCACCTGCTTCCATGCGACCCAGGTACTGCGCTCTGCATTGGCAAAAAAGCTTTTGAGGGTCGGCATAATGCCATTGGGACTGGTTTTGTCACGGTAGAAGGTTCTGCCGTTTTCACGCACCTCATCATAGGGCTCCCTATGGTAGAGAATGACGAGAGAAGCTTTCATTAAGACCTCCAGGGGTTGGAATTGAATCGATAAAACGTCGAAAAGAAACATCGGTGGCCATTGCGCCTGACAGGGGGGCTATGGTTAACCCCGGGCCTACAACATGGTCAACATCGAGATGTATTACACAAGGCAAAAAGTACAAGGATCTAGGTACCTAGGGGCAAAAAAATGTCGTTGAATTTTGCCGCCAAAAACTAGGTCAAAGATGCTTGAGTTTGTCCTGAAGATTTGGTTTCGTGATGCCAAATAGAGGCTTCATTAACCTAGAAAAAATTCAAAATAGGCGAAAATGGCCAGAATATTCAGTTAGACACTTAGACATTATAGCATTTTTTCAGATTTGTGTTTTGTGGAATTTGATGATGGCTTGTCGTTGACAAAGGAAATGTCTACTATGGTCAGAAGGCTTGATTTAGAAGCAAAGCTGGCAATCTTATATTTCGAAGAAAGTCAATTTTTGCCTGAAACTCTACTGTTTATCAGGGAATATTTATCTAAATCGAGTGATCAAAACAGCAGTATTTTGACAATACTGAGATGTTTTGGTGACTCGATTAATGTTTTTTGAGATAATGCTCTGGGGCGATCGCCTCCAAGTTTGCCGATAAAAAAATGCCCTAATCTTGTCAGCAATTCTTGATTATTCCAAATACGAGAAGCAAAAGACTTTAGATTTTCTGATGGTTTAGGGAATGGAGATGGACCAGTAGCGAAGGACCGCACCAGCGTGATCCTTGGGGGAAATCAGCCGGGGCCACAGTGCCTATTATTGTGACAGTTACATTGAAAGTATATTGAAAGCGTGAACAGGACATTTCAACAGCCCACTCTTATCGAAGCCGCCACCCAAACTTTGTTAGATTGGGCCGACCAGATCACCCATAGTGATGAAAGTTATTTTCACAAGGCACAGCGCCTCGCAAGGCGTCTCGGGGCCCACTACCGCACAGACGGCCTCACGGAGGTCGGTTTCTGGACGCCGGAATTGACCGGGGAAGTGATCCAAACTAACCGTGATATTTTTCTGGAAGTATTTACGCCCCTAGAGCCAGTGGATTTTTCGGCGCCGACCCAGGCGATCCGCTGTCGTCGTGACTGCGTTGAACTGAAACAACAGGGAGAATTTTGCTGGGGGGTGATTGCAGGTCTGAGGCCAGGCGATCGCCAACAGTTGGGCTCCCTCTACTGGCTGCGCCATGTTGACCGAATCCAGGATAAACTCTCGACGATTCGGGATGTGCTCGCAGTGTCTTTACCCTATGGGGTCTTTGGCCCTGCGGAACTCTACGACCTCGACAACCTACAGCGGCAGCGGCCAGATTTAGGGTATTTTACCAACCATGCCACGGCCATTGATCCAGACCAAGCCCCCTGGGACCGCCCCTTGCTAGAAGATGCCGATGCAACCTTGCCCCGGGTACCGGCACCGACCAACATTTTGCAGGTGCATCTCAAGACTGCTTCTCCGGAGGGAACCCTGGCCGGTTTAACGAAAATTTATCGGCGCCTCTCGGACAAATTAGCCACCGGGGAAACCCTCTCCCCAGCGGAACAAAACTATCTGGGCTACGACGCTCTACAATTGCTCCCCATCGAGCCCACCATTGAATATCGCCTTGAAGAGGACAATCGCCCCCACGAATTTTTTGCGATCGCCCCCAATGAAATCATTGAAATGGGCCACATCGAATCGGGCATTGAGATTGAAATTACTCTCCGGAAGCCAAAAACGCAAAATTGGGGCTATGATGTGCCGATTTTGGGGTCAGCAGCGACAAATCCGACAATTCTCGACAGTTTGCGACCCGATGAACTCGTCGATTTCGTCAGTACCCTCCATAATTTTTCTACGGGGCCGATCCAAGTCATCTATGACCTCGTCTATGGCCACGCTGACAACCAAGCCCTGGAGTTGATCAACCCCCAATACCTCAAGGGGCCAAATATGTATGGCCAGGATCTGAACCACCAGATTCCCCAGGTGCGGGCAATTTTGCTGGAGTTGCAACGGCGGCGCATTAACTCCGGGGCCGATGGCATTCGCATCGACGGGGGCCAGGATTTCCGCTTCTTCAATCCCCTCTCCGGGCGGGTAGAGCAGGATGATAATTACCTTTTGGCCATGAGTGATGTGGTGCAGGAAATTGGCCCGCACCAACGGCTTTTATTTACGATTTTTGAGGATGGTCGCCCCTGGCCCGATGACGGATGGGAACATACATCCACCTACCGGGATTTAGTGGAGCTCCGCCCTGAATCCTACCAGTGGGGACCATTGATTTTTGCCCACAATACGCCGACCCTCAAGGGGTTCTGGGATTACAAATGGAACCGGATTATTGAGGTGATGTTCCAGGGCGATCGCTGGATTACCGGTTGCGCAAACCATGACACCGTGCGCCGGGGAAATCAGATTGATCCTGGAACCACGGATATTAACTGGCATCTAGGGG
The nucleotide sequence above comes from [Synechococcus] sp. NIES-970. Encoded proteins:
- a CDS encoding hypothetical protein (conserved hypothetical protein): MNRTFQQPTLIEAATQTLLDWADQITHSDESYFHKAQRLARRLGAHYRTDGLTEVGFWTPELTGEVIQTNRDIFLEVFTPLEPVDFSAPTQAIRCRRDCVELKQQGEFCWGVIAGLRPGDRQQLGSLYWLRHVDRIQDKLSTIRDVLAVSLPYGVFGPAELYDLDNLQRQRPDLGYFTNHATAIDPDQAPWDRPLLEDADATLPRVPAPTNILQVHLKTASPEGTLAGLTKIYRRLSDKLATGETLSPAEQNYLGYDALQLLPIEPTIEYRLEEDNRPHEFFAIAPNEIIEMGHIESGIEIEITLRKPKTQNWGYDVPILGSAATNPTILDSLRPDELVDFVSTLHNFSTGPIQVIYDLVYGHADNQALELINPQYLKGPNMYGQDLNHQIPQVRAILLELQRRRINSGADGIRIDGGQDFRFFNPLSGRVEQDDNYLLAMSDVVQEIGPHQRLLFTIFEDGRPWPDDGWEHTSTYRDLVELRPESYQWGPLIFAHNTPTLKGFWDYKWNRIIEVMFQGDRWITGCANHDTVRRGNQIDPGTTDINWHLGDTLNEVILNAYDNPATSLWVYGFMPGLPMDFINALMRSPWGFFRNTDELYGVKVAAEEVNFLAWQVTPELFNRPWAFTGLKKLGFTDLDFLQEFMAALNEALIATDYDLEKTALLCQRCLGDREGVCEVKPLKIIGETEHQAFLDHLTVAKLKTIAMAFMEDGHEVCRVSHHGDRVDPAQAAFNLSLRDYRRAHPWLRHNLQEGDRFNRLSNDDHTIFYGLRTGPQADDPEEIVMIAHMEGEPTTITPGDWLQLDLAQWRVAIASPGLEIADGKAGLRSFALHQGQGVILERLPSES
- the gpsA gene encoding NAD+ dependent glycerol-3-phosphate dehydrogenase; its protein translation is MTSTISPQETPTLNAVVPVRRPNSVNTNRKTIAMLGSGAWGSALATLAAVNDHELRIWSRQGELSLQVAIAGADIIISAISMKGVADVAEQLKDLSLPKETIIVTATKGLDPKTTRTPSQIWQETFPENPVVVLSGPNLSKEIEAGLPAATVVASTDLEAAETVQTVFASDCFRVYTNNDPLGTELGGTLKNVMAIAVGVCEGLKLGTNAKSALITRALPEMIRIGTHLGAQPETFLGLAGLGDMLATCTSPLSRNYRVGYGLAQGKDLEQILEELGSTAEGVNTTAVLIAIANREQIPIPIARQVYRLLKGKITPAEAVSNLMERDLKAEACDLLD
- the ggpS gene encoding glucosylglycerol-phosphate synthase: MKASLVILYHREPYDEVRENGRTFYRDKTSPNGIMPTLKSFFANAERSTWVAWKQVAEKQQETFQTKMAYPGQENSVVHRIPLSADQVRNFYHITSKEAFWPILHSFPWQFTYDSSDWENFKQINELFAEAACENADDDALFWIHDYNLWLTPYFIRQRKPNAKIAFFHHTPFPSVDIFNILPWREAIVDSLLCCNLCGFHLPRYVQNFVAVARSLREVEITRQVPVDENAFTAVGTALAEPEITTQLRYKDHLVNLDAFPVGTNPAQIRAQVEKAETQERIRKIREELGSNKLIISAGRVDYVKGTKEMLLCYERLLERRPELQTKVNLVVAAAKAASGMRVYKNAQSEIERLVGRINGRFAKLNWTPILLFTSALSYEELLGFFGAADIAWITPLRDGLNLVAKEYVVAHGCNDGVLILSEFAGSAVELPDAILTNPYAAKRMDESIDEALAMSLEEQQRRMKGMYQAIQRYDVQQWANHMFREAKAAAVLGKEPALV
- the glcD gene encoding glycolate oxidase, subunit GlcD; this encodes MVFASTSSPQPHDWPWIQRRLEEIVGKNGVVRRKEEILTYECDGLSAYRKRPALVVLPRTTAEIAAIAQFCHEQEIPWVARGAGTGLSGGALPLEDGILIVTARMREILNVDLENQQITVQPGVINNWVTQAVSGAGFYYAPDPSSQTVCSIGGNVAENSGGVHCFKYGVTTNHVLKLKVVTPTGEVVTLGGLVPEMPGYDLMGVFVGSEGTLGIATEITLKVLKQPEAVCVLLADYASIEAAGKSVAAIVSAGIIPAGMEIMDNFSINAVEDIVKLNCYPRDAAAILLIEIDGMTAEIHATKERIKAICLAQGARQITSASDAETRMKLWKGRKSAFAAAGNISPDYFVQDGVIPRTKLAEVLTEINAIGDRHGYKIANVFHAGDGNLHPLILYNSAIPGDLEAVEKVGGEILKLCVAKGGSISGEHGIGADKKMYMPDMFNDADLETMGYVRNAFNPKGLANPGKLFPTPRTCGESAKMTNVSDCKDAEVF
- the prk_2 gene encoding phosphoribulokinase — protein: MSKKHPIVAVTGSSGAGTTTVKRAFEHIFRRENINPVVVEGDSYHKYNRVEMKRMMAQASAAGKNFSHFGLGANVLDKLEALFKEYGEQGTGQQRYYLHSVEEAEHHNARLGVDRQPGEFTPWEDIKANSDMLFYEGLHGGAVGNGIDVAQYVDLLVGVVPIVNLEWIQKISRDNAERGYSAETIVETILRRMPDYVNYITPQFSRTHINFQRVATVDTSNPFITRDIPTPDESFVIVHTNRCFYDRFTIDFPYLLSMIPGSFMSRHTTLVVPGGKMGFAMELILSPLIDQMVEEARKLR
- a CDS encoding peptidase family M41; its protein translation is MQQTALNLIAIGVFLMTMTSLLGGIFQLSPFVPASITVAIMAFATVDTFNWQGQGMTLFLDLFTPAERRQRILRHEAGHFLAGHLLGIPITGYSLTPWEALKQGQPGQGGVTFDLEAVEISLKNPQQLNLLLERLSTTLMAGIAAENLAYGQALGGAADRAQLRQLLAKLGISPGTYPQREQWAILQAKNLLERHKETYETLVTAMGDRQPLEACYQLLQQDPTSPLAIATAEKDPTA
- the glpD gene encoding glycerol-3-phosphate dehydrogenase, with product MRDFSTIQKTTYDLIIIGGGINGAGIARDGALRGLKTLLIEKDDFASGTTSWSTRLIHGGLRYLEYLEFHLVRESLHEREVLLRTAPHLVQPLQMTIPLYKGAARGYWLIQAGMLLYDILSFDKTVPSHRMLSASKFKNLFRTVRSPDLVGAAQYYDGQVEYAERLCLENVLDAQAAGATVLNYTAVTTLERDTNTGKIQAIACRDQLTGETFTVQTQTSIVVNTSGPWVDEVCRLGQENNQPKPVGRTPKMGGTKGSHIVVDPFPGAPQAALYVEAASDNRPYFIIPWLGKYLIGTTDLKYSGSLDHVKANNDEIDYLLAETNRILPTAQLTRADVKFTYSGVRPLPYVGDKNPGSITRSHILFDHTREGVSNLISLIGGKLTTYRQVGEEMVDLVYRKLNRPVPPCPTRKKLLPGAIAADDQVIEKMIHRYSGTVERASIQHLFRIYGAKAPAVLTLVDDAPDLGDRLVPYLPDIKAQAVYAVRFELAQTLKDICRRRTTLSMLANYGYDALPALVDTLQTHCGWDETEGDRQVAAYKTFIEQNCLPDYCLEPKGDRQQAEVYS
- the mobA gene encoding molybdopterin-guanine dinucleotide biosynthesis protein A, with the protein product MSNAKLPIFILLGGKSQRMGQDKALLRLGEQTLLERTLKVATNLSDDTYLLTPWRDRYQSFLNSTVRWLDDPYQEGGLVALHHGLKTLNPSGWILLLACDLPNLDQGQLNQWIAQLETIPPTAAAALVNQGKFYEPCCGFYRSTAQRSLQQFIDQGGRSFQKWLATVPVFPLAIAQPQMLFNCNTPADFATLETQA
- the trpF gene encoding N-(5'phosphoribosyl)anthranilate isomerase, encoding MRIKICGLTQVDQAQAIAQLGVTDIGFICVKKSPRYVTAAQIASLTIVLPETIGKVGVFANQPLTEILATVDQGGLTIAQLHGDESPDFCQQLRQQRPNLEMIKALRIRDRLSLDAAKNYEAVVDALLLDAYDPNQLGGTGHPLNWDDLRQFRPAVPWFLAGGLTPDNIQTALSQLHPDGIDLSSGVEISPGIKDLTKVEALMRALQPVHV